From Xylanibacter oryzae DSM 17970, a single genomic window includes:
- a CDS encoding sensor histidine kinase, translated as MRIKEKSLETEHAGGIKNAFLHNMNHEIRTPLNSIVGFMQLLDTDITTEEHDLFVGIIHQNTELLVHMIDNMLLMASLECGEYLTSPIEFDVSSLMHDLTESLQGYIHAGVELKVNVHEPQYVCLDLNSLRRVLKGLIINADKFTPTGTITVDYNIDGDILNVSVTDTGIGIAAEDQKKIFGKFEKLDQFSQGLGLGLPICKSIVEKLGGRIGVESEPGCGSTFRFSVTTIS; from the coding sequence ATGAGAATAAAAGAGAAGTCATTAGAAACGGAGCATGCAGGAGGCATAAAGAATGCCTTTCTGCACAATATGAATCATGAGATACGTACGCCTCTCAATTCGATAGTAGGATTTATGCAGCTATTGGATACAGATATAACCACTGAAGAGCATGACCTCTTTGTTGGTATCATACATCAGAATACCGAACTGCTGGTACATATGATAGACAATATGCTCCTGATGGCCTCTCTTGAATGTGGTGAATACCTCACATCCCCAATAGAGTTTGATGTCAGCTCGCTGATGCACGATCTAACAGAAAGCCTGCAAGGTTATATACATGCAGGCGTAGAATTGAAAGTAAATGTACACGAACCGCAGTATGTATGCTTAGACCTAAACAGCTTGAGACGAGTACTAAAAGGGTTGATAATAAATGCCGACAAGTTTACACCCACAGGCACCATAACAGTAGACTATAATATAGACGGCGATATTCTTAATGTATCAGTAACTGATACCGGCATAGGTATAGCCGCAGAAGACCAGAAAAAAATATTTGGTAAGTTCGAAAAACTAGACCAGTTCTCTCAGGGCTTAGGATTAGGCCTGCCGATATGCAAATCTATAGTAGAAAAGTTAGGCGGCAGGATAGGAGTGGAGTCAGAACCCGGATGCGGTTCTACATTCCGTTTTTCTGTTACCACCATCAGCTGA